The sequence CCGCCCTGCTGTGCCTGGACGACCTCGTGGCCGATCCCCGGCAGTGTGGTGAGCACCTCGACGCCGATGGCCACGAGCACGGAGGTCGTCGCCGCCAGCCGCAGCCCGGTCATGACCGAGGGGGTGGCGCTGGGCAGGATCACCTTGCGGAAGCGCAGGCGCCGGGGGATGCGGTAGCTGTCCATGGTCTCCGAGATCATCGGGGTCACGGACCGGGCGCCGTACTGGGCCTGGAGGAAGACGGGGAAGACGCAGGCGAGGAGGACGACGGTGGTCTTCATCGTCGGCGTGGACCCCAGCACCAGCAGGAACACCGGGAGCAGGGCGATGACCGGGAAGGACCGCAGGACGTCGACGAGCAGCCGGGACGACTGCTCGGCCGCCGCGTAGGTGCCCGTGACCAGGCCCAGCGGTACGCCGATCACGGCGGCGGCGACGAAGCCGGTCACGGCTCCGTTCAGGGTGTCCCCGACCGCCTGCCAGTAGGCGGAGGTGCCGAACAGCTCGGGGAACCGACCGAACACCGACACGGGTCCGGGCAGCGCGGTGGCGCTCACGGGTCCGGCCGCCGCGAGCACCGCCCAGATGACGAGGACGGCGGCGACGGCGGACAGTTGCAGCATCAGGAGCCCGCGCCGCCCCGGGGTCCCGGCCCGGGTGCGGCGGGCCGGGCGCTTTCGGGCCGGGGCCACCGGGCGCCGGTCCGTGGTGGAAATGGCCATGGTGTACCTCTGCCGTCGTCAGCTGCCGGCGGTGACCGTCGGAGCCTTGTCCCAGTAGATGGCGTCGTCCTTCGGGGTGCTGCTGAGCAGGTCGTAGTCGTGCATCTTCGTGATGACGGTGCGCATCACGGTGGTGTCGATCTTCTTGTCGTAGTAGGCGATCTGCGACTTCTCGATGTAGTCGGCGGGCAGCTGGGTGTACTTCTTGTCGATCGCCTTGACCGCGTCGGGGTGCGCGTTGGCGTAGGTGATCGCCTTGGCGACGGCGTCGGTGAACTTCTTCGCGGTGCCGGCGTTCGAGGACAGGTACTTCTGGGTGGAGAAGAGCACGCCTTGGGCGATGCCGGGCAGGTCGTTCATGCCGTTGCCGACGGAGCGCAGGCCCGCCTGCCTGCCGGCCGCGTAGAAGGCGCCGAAGGAGAAGACGGCGTCCGTCTTGCCGGTGGTGGCCGCGTCGGTGAGGGAGGTGGTCGGCAGGGAGACGAACTTGACCTTGCTCGGGTCGCCGCCGTCCTTCTCGACGAGGTACTCGACGATGAACTGGATGGAGCCGCCGAGCGCGGAGAGTCCGACGGTCTTGCCCTCCAGGTCGGCGAAGCCGTCGATGGAACTGCTCTTCTTGACCAGGAGGCCGTCGGTGGGGTCGGTCTTCGTGGTGGCGGACACCAGGCCGGTGGCGATGCGGATCGGCATGTTCTTCGCGGCCCCCTTGAGGAAGCCGGAGCTGTCGGTCATCGCGAACTGGGCTTCGCCGTTGAGGAGGGACGGAGCGTTCTGCGAGGTGTCCTGGGCGCCGGCCTTGATGGTGACGTCGAGGCCCGCGTCCTCGAAGTAGCCCTGCTGCTCGGCGATGTAGAGCGGCTCGAACAGCGCGCCGTTGGAACGGAGCACGGTGATCTTCGCCGACCCGTCGCTGCCGGCCGACGTGGCGTCGCCCGAACCGCAGGCGGTGAGCGGGGCGGCGACGGCGAGCGTCACCAGGCCGACGGCGAGGCGGCCGAACGGGTTTCTCGTGCTTGTGCTGCTCTTCGGCATGAGGGTGTGCTCCTTTGCACGGTTGCGGCGGCCCGTGGATACGGCCCCACGGGCGAATGCGGCTCTCCGGGCGACGCGGTCGCCCGGACGGACAGGTCGCCGCGCGGGCCGTCCGGCGCCCGCACGGGTGCGTACGGCGTTGCGTGCGGCGTTCCTACGGAGGTGCGGGCGGCGTTCGTTACGGCGTTACGCGCGGCCTGCGACCGCGTAGGCGGTGGTCGACTCGGCCGGGGTCATGTAGGTGCGGAAGAGCCCGTCGGGGTCGTGGACCGCGCGGATCTCCTCCAGCCGTGCGGCGTTCTCGGCGCTGAGGCCTAGGTCGAAGCGGTCGGCGAGGTTGTTGTCGGAGAACTGCAGGCCCCGGGACAGGTGCTGCACGGCGGACAGTGAGCCGTGCACCCAGTTCTCGTGCGCGAGGTCCTCTGCCGGGTCGTGCCAGCCGGCGTTGGGCGAGAGGTAGGCCTTGGCCTGGGCCGACCAGCAGGCGTTCGGGCGCGGCGGGTAGTGGCCCCACAGCATCCACAGCACGAAACTGGTCCCGCCGGGGACGGTGTCCAGCACCGGCCGGGCGGCATCGACGATCTCCTCGGCCGTGCCCTGCGCCCACACACCGTCCACGGCCCAGCGCAGACCCTCCGGGTTGAGGCGGTCGGCGATGTCGTACAGCTCTTCGATGGTGGTCGGCTCGCCGACCACCGCTCGCAGGGCCTGGTCGCGGAAGGGTGCGTCCTCCAGCGGGTCCAGGACGTCGGGGCCGTGTGCCGGGGTGCAGAAGGCGGTGGCGGTCAGGGAGATCGCCGGGACGCCGAGGCCCGGGGTGAAGCCGACCTTGGCGGAGAACTCCACGCTGGTGGGCAGTCGTTCCAGGAGGTCGTAGGACCAGGCGAGCACCTCGTCGCGCAGGGCGAGGGGGTAGCTGTGCACGGTCCGCCGGATCTCGGTGGGCCGTTCGTGGACGTCCAGGTGGAAGCGGGTGACGACGCCGAAGAAGCCGGGGCCGCTGCCGCGCGCCGCCCACAGGAGGTCGGGGTGGGTCTCGTCGGTGGCGTGCACCAGGGTGCCGTCGGCGAGGACCACGTCGATCGCCCGGATGCTCAGACAGGCCGGTCCGAGGTGGCGGGAGTTCCAGCCGTAGCCGCCGCCGAGGATGAAGCCTCCGATGCCGACGGTGGGTGCGTGACCGGTCGGGAAGAACAGTCCGTGCGGGGCGAGGGCCCGCTGGATCGCCGGCCCTTTGGCCGACGGCTGGACGGAGGCGGTACGGCGGTGCGGGTCGACACCGATCCCCTGGAGGCGGGAGAGGTCGATCAGCAGTCCGCCCTCCCGTACCCCGTTGCCGACCCAGCTGTGGCCGCCGGAGCGGACGGAGACGCGCAGTCCTTCGGCCCGGGCGAGCCGTACGGCCTCGACGACGTCGGCCTCGTCCTCGGCGACGACGATGATGTCGGGGAACCGGTCCGGCTTGCGCGCGTTCCACACGGCGTCGAGGCGGGTCTTCTCGTAACGCGCGTCGCCACGGCGGACGAGAGCGGCGCCGAGAGCTCCGCCGGCCGTTCCGCGCGGGGACGGGGCAGGATGGGGATCGGACGTCCTGGACAAGTGTGGCTCCTTGGGTGGTGCAGACATTCCGAACGGTACTGTCGACACAAAATGGAGGTCAAGGGGCTGTACGCCGATAATTTCGGCTTTCTGTCGACACTAGTGGTCGCTCAGTCGCGAACACCGCCGTGGCGCCGATGCATGGCCAGGGCGGTGGTGGACTCGTCGGGCGACAGATACGTACGGAACAGTCCCTGGGGGTCGTACCGGCGCCGCAGTTCCTCCAGCCGTGCGGTCTGCTCCGGTTCCAGCCCGTGGTCGGGCCGGTCGGCGGGATTGGCGTCGGCGAACTGGGTGCCGTGCGCGACCGGGGCCATGGCCCGCAGCCCGTCATGGGCCCAGGTCTCGTTGCGCAGGTCGTCGGCGGGGTCGTGCCATACGGCGTTCGGGGAGAAGTACAGCCGGGCCTGAGTGGACCAGCAGGCGTTCTCCCGGAGCGCCTGGCCGCCCCAGAGCATCCAGAGCAGGAAGCTGTCCTGGCCCGGGAGCCCGTCCAGCACGTCACGGCCGGCGTCGAGCACGTCCTGGACCGGCGCGTCCGTCCACACTCCGTCGACCGCGTACCGCCTGCCCTGCGGAGTCAGACCGTCCGAGAGGGCGTACAGGTCGTCCAGGGTCGACGGCACCCGCTCGATCCTGCGCAGCGCGTGGCGCAGGAAGGGTGCCCTCTCCAAGGGCTCCAGCATCTCCGGGCCCTCCCCCGGTGCGCAGAAAGCTGCCGCCGTGATCATCGTGGTGGGCCACGCCGACCCTGCGGTGTGGGCGACCTTGGCGGACATCTCCAGGGAATCGGAGATCCCGGGCACGGCCTCGTACGTCCAGGCCAGCACCTCGTCGCGCAGCTCGTGCGGGAACACGTACGCGCTGCGCAGGATCTGGTCGTACGCCGGATACACTCGCAGGTGGAAGCGTGTCACCACCGCGAAGAAGCCCGGTCCCGAGCCGCGCACGGCCCACATGAGGTCGGGGTGGGTCTCGTCGGTGGCGTGCACCAGGGTGCCGTCGGCCAGGACGGCGTCGACCGCCTCCACGCTGAAGCAGGCGGGCCCCAGCGCCCGGGAGTTCCAGCCGTAGCCGCCGCCGATCAGGAATCCGCCCACTCCCACGGAGGGGCAGTGTCCGCTGGGGAAGACCAGCCCCTCGGCGGCGAGCAGCGCGTTGAAGCGGCTGCCCCGGACGGCGGGGCGGACGGTGGCCCGGCGTCGGGGCGCGTCGATGATGACCTCGTCCAGGGCGGAGAGGTCGATCAGCAGACCGCCGTCCCGTATCCCGGTGCCGATCCAGCTGTGCCCGCC is a genomic window of Streptomyces sp. NBC_00414 containing:
- a CDS encoding ABC transporter permease, whose amino-acid sequence is MAISTTDRRPVAPARKRPARRTRAGTPGRRGLLMLQLSAVAAVLVIWAVLAAAGPVSATALPGPVSVFGRFPELFGTSAYWQAVGDTLNGAVTGFVAAAVIGVPLGLVTGTYAAAEQSSRLLVDVLRSFPVIALLPVFLLVLGSTPTMKTTVVLLACVFPVFLQAQYGARSVTPMISETMDSYRIPRRLRFRKVILPSATPSVMTGLRLAATTSVLVAIGVEVLTTLPGIGHEVVQAQQGGAAAQAYAYIITAGAIGYSINLLSQFAERRLLRWRPPAHTD
- a CDS encoding FAD-binding oxidoreductase, translated to MSRTSDPHPAPSPRGTAGGALGAALVRRGDARYEKTRLDAVWNARKPDRFPDIIVVAEDEADVVEAVRLARAEGLRVSVRSGGHSWVGNGVREGGLLIDLSRLQGIGVDPHRRTASVQPSAKGPAIQRALAPHGLFFPTGHAPTVGIGGFILGGGYGWNSRHLGPACLSIRAIDVVLADGTLVHATDETHPDLLWAARGSGPGFFGVVTRFHLDVHERPTEIRRTVHSYPLALRDEVLAWSYDLLERLPTSVEFSAKVGFTPGLGVPAISLTATAFCTPAHGPDVLDPLEDAPFRDQALRAVVGEPTTIEELYDIADRLNPEGLRWAVDGVWAQGTAEEIVDAARPVLDTVPGGTSFVLWMLWGHYPPRPNACWSAQAKAYLSPNAGWHDPAEDLAHENWVHGSLSAVQHLSRGLQFSDNNLADRFDLGLSAENAARLEEIRAVHDPDGLFRTYMTPAESTTAYAVAGRA
- a CDS encoding ABC transporter substrate-binding protein, whose product is MPKSSTSTRNPFGRLAVGLVTLAVAAPLTACGSGDATSAGSDGSAKITVLRSNGALFEPLYIAEQQGYFEDAGLDVTIKAGAQDTSQNAPSLLNGEAQFAMTDSSGFLKGAAKNMPIRIATGLVSATTKTDPTDGLLVKKSSSIDGFADLEGKTVGLSALGGSIQFIVEYLVEKDGGDPSKVKFVSLPTTSLTDAATTGKTDAVFSFGAFYAAGRQAGLRSVGNGMNDLPGIAQGVLFSTQKYLSSNAGTAKKFTDAVAKAITYANAHPDAVKAIDKKYTQLPADYIEKSQIAYYDKKIDTTVMRTVITKMHDYDLLSSTPKDDAIYWDKAPTVTAGS
- a CDS encoding FAD-binding oxidoreductase; this encodes MSRGTDVSREADTSDFDGTLLTRGAPGYEEARLGAVWNLRKPDRRPDAILVAAGDRDVQKGVRWATARGLRVSVRSGGHSWIGTGIRDGGLLIDLSALDEVIIDAPRRRATVRPAVRGSRFNALLAAEGLVFPSGHCPSVGVGGFLIGGGYGWNSRALGPACFSVEAVDAVLADGTLVHATDETHPDLMWAVRGSGPGFFAVVTRFHLRVYPAYDQILRSAYVFPHELRDEVLAWTYEAVPGISDSLEMSAKVAHTAGSAWPTTMITAAAFCAPGEGPEMLEPLERAPFLRHALRRIERVPSTLDDLYALSDGLTPQGRRYAVDGVWTDAPVQDVLDAGRDVLDGLPGQDSFLLWMLWGGQALRENACWSTQARLYFSPNAVWHDPADDLRNETWAHDGLRAMAPVAHGTQFADANPADRPDHGLEPEQTARLEELRRRYDPQGLFRTYLSPDESTTALAMHRRHGGVRD